Proteins encoded together in one Aurantiacibacter aquimixticola window:
- a CDS encoding PHA/PHB synthase family protein, which translates to MTDQSDSGADAADIFTEMMRIQGESARQMMQALVPDDAAQDRSAVDTMADTMAQFQRSWLQAWTPADADAAPLMADPARWMEAMQQWSASVPMLDPAAQQKMWADSFALWQGVLSQYDADGGEADDPQLPRRDRRFADKAWREQPVFALIHQTYLLIAERLRESVDSAQGLSEEDRRNLCFATQNVLDAMSPANYPLMNPVVLERTMETGGENIMRGLERLSGDLEKGQLTHTDTSQFEVGENIAATPGKVIYETELFQLIQYAPSTNEVIETPLLIFPPWINRFYILDLNEKKSFVRWAVAQGLTVCMVSWKSADESLAHIDWDDYFRAQMHAIDVVRERLGVDSVHTIGYCVAGTTLAGTLAVLAERGEADKVASATFFTAQIDFANAGDLQLFVDDGKLEFIRQASQGGYLDGRYLAATFNMLRGSDLIWNYVVNHYLLGEDYPAFDLLFWNGDVTNLPAKWHAAYLRDLYRDNRMVEPGALSAEGTAIDLTKVQTPSYVQAGREDHIAPPESVWKITEHFSGPVRFVLAGSGHIAGVVNPPDAGKYQYWTNEADFVSLDEFIAGATEHPGSWWPDWIAWIEGHGGKRVKATAARRPGGKSNPAIEDAPGRYVKLR; encoded by the coding sequence ATGACCGATCAGAGCGACAGCGGGGCAGACGCCGCCGATATCTTCACGGAAATGATGCGCATCCAGGGCGAGAGCGCGCGGCAGATGATGCAAGCGCTTGTCCCAGACGATGCGGCGCAGGATCGCAGCGCCGTGGACACCATGGCCGATACGATGGCGCAATTCCAGCGCAGCTGGTTGCAAGCTTGGACACCCGCCGACGCCGATGCCGCGCCGCTGATGGCCGATCCGGCACGCTGGATGGAGGCGATGCAGCAATGGTCCGCCAGTGTTCCGATGCTGGATCCGGCTGCGCAGCAGAAGATGTGGGCGGACAGCTTCGCGCTGTGGCAGGGCGTTCTCTCGCAATATGACGCGGATGGCGGCGAGGCGGACGATCCTCAGCTTCCTCGCCGGGATCGACGGTTCGCCGACAAGGCTTGGCGAGAGCAGCCCGTCTTCGCGCTCATCCACCAGACATACCTGCTGATTGCCGAGCGGCTGCGCGAAAGCGTCGATAGCGCGCAAGGCCTTTCCGAAGAGGATCGCCGCAATCTGTGTTTTGCCACGCAAAACGTGCTCGATGCGATGAGCCCTGCAAACTATCCGCTGATGAACCCGGTCGTGCTCGAACGCACGATGGAAACCGGCGGCGAGAACATCATGCGCGGACTGGAGCGCCTGTCCGGCGATCTTGAAAAGGGCCAGCTGACCCACACCGATACCAGCCAGTTCGAAGTGGGAGAGAATATTGCCGCAACCCCTGGGAAGGTCATTTACGAGACCGAGCTTTTCCAGCTCATCCAGTATGCGCCCAGCACCAACGAAGTGATCGAGACGCCGCTGCTGATTTTCCCGCCATGGATCAATCGCTTCTACATCCTCGACCTTAACGAGAAGAAGAGCTTCGTTCGCTGGGCCGTCGCCCAGGGGCTGACGGTCTGCATGGTCAGCTGGAAGAGCGCGGATGAGAGCCTCGCCCATATCGACTGGGACGATTATTTCCGTGCTCAGATGCACGCGATCGATGTGGTTCGTGAGCGCCTCGGCGTCGATAGCGTCCACACGATCGGCTACTGCGTAGCGGGGACGACCCTTGCGGGTACGCTGGCCGTGCTGGCGGAGCGCGGCGAGGCGGACAAGGTTGCGAGTGCGACGTTTTTTACCGCGCAGATCGACTTCGCGAATGCCGGCGATCTGCAGCTGTTCGTCGATGACGGTAAGCTCGAGTTCATTCGGCAGGCGAGCCAGGGCGGATATCTCGACGGACGCTATCTCGCCGCTACTTTCAACATGCTGCGCGGTTCGGATCTGATCTGGAACTATGTGGTCAATCACTACCTATTGGGAGAGGATTATCCGGCGTTCGACCTGCTCTTCTGGAATGGCGACGTCACCAACCTGCCTGCAAAATGGCACGCAGCCTATCTGCGGGACCTGTATCGCGACAATCGCATGGTCGAACCCGGCGCTCTATCGGCCGAAGGGACCGCGATCGACCTCACGAAAGTGCAGACGCCGAGTTATGTCCAGGCGGGGCGGGAAGACCATATCGCGCCGCCCGAAAGTGTTTGGAAGATTACCGAGCATTTCTCCGGTCCGGTCCGCTTCGTGCTGGCGGGCAGCGGGCATATTGCTGGCGTGGTCAATCCGCCCGATGCCGGGAAATACCAGTATTGGACGAATGAGGCCGACTTCGTATCGCTCGATGAATTCATCGCAGGGGCCACGGAGCATCCAGGCAGCTGGTGGCCGGACTGGATCGCATGGATCGAAGGTCATGGCGGCAAGCGGGTAAAAGCGACGGCTGCGCGCCGGCCCGGTGGAAAATCGAACCCTGCAATCGAAGACGCTCCGGGGCGTTACGTCAAATTGCGCTGA
- a CDS encoding LL-diaminopimelate aminotransferase produces the protein MDNEFYRIKRLPPYVIAEVNAMRAAARAEGRDIIDLGMGNPDQPPPPHVIEKLCEVAAKPDAHGYSQSKGIPGLRKAQADYYGRRFGVSLDPESEVIVTLGSKEGLASLATAITAPGDTILAPNPSYPIHTFGFIIAGASIRSVPTTPDEQYWHALEQAVNFTVPRPTVLVVNFPSNPTAEVVDLEFYERLVDWAKFHRVWILSDLAYSELYYDGKPTPSILQVKGAKDVAIEFTSLSKTYGMAGWRMGFAVGNRTLISALTRVKSYIDYGAFTPIQAAACAALNGPQEIVETTRKMYHKRRDVMVEAFGRAGWDIPSPPASMFAWAPLPPGLEEMGSLEFSKQLLTQAEVAVAPGVGYGEDGEGFVRIAMVENEQRLRQAARNIKRYLQSMGVETPAD, from the coding sequence ATGGACAACGAATTCTACCGCATCAAGCGCCTGCCCCCCTATGTCATCGCAGAAGTCAATGCGATGCGGGCCGCCGCAAGAGCGGAAGGGCGCGACATCATCGATCTGGGCATGGGCAATCCCGACCAGCCGCCGCCGCCGCATGTGATCGAGAAGCTGTGCGAAGTCGCGGCGAAGCCCGATGCGCATGGTTATTCGCAGTCCAAGGGTATTCCGGGACTGCGCAAGGCGCAGGCGGATTATTACGGACGCCGCTTTGGCGTCTCGCTCGATCCCGAAAGCGAAGTGATCGTCACGCTGGGATCGAAGGAGGGGCTTGCCAGCCTGGCGACCGCGATTACCGCGCCGGGCGACACGATCCTCGCGCCCAACCCCAGCTATCCAATACATACTTTCGGCTTCATCATCGCCGGCGCCTCGATTCGTTCGGTACCGACGACGCCGGACGAGCAATATTGGCATGCGCTGGAGCAGGCGGTGAACTTCACCGTCCCGCGCCCGACAGTGCTGGTCGTGAATTTTCCATCCAATCCGACGGCCGAAGTCGTCGATCTGGAATTTTACGAACGCCTTGTCGACTGGGCGAAATTCCATCGCGTCTGGATCCTGTCGGACCTCGCCTACTCGGAACTCTATTACGACGGCAAGCCCACGCCTTCTATCCTGCAGGTGAAGGGCGCGAAGGATGTGGCGATCGAATTTACGAGCCTTTCGAAGACATATGGCATGGCCGGGTGGCGCATGGGCTTCGCCGTCGGCAACCGCACGCTGATTTCAGCTCTCACCCGCGTGAAAAGCTACATCGACTACGGCGCCTTCACGCCGATCCAGGCAGCAGCCTGCGCGGCGCTTAACGGACCCCAGGAGATCGTGGAGACGACGCGCAAAATGTACCACAAGCGGCGCGATGTCATGGTGGAAGCCTTTGGGCGCGCCGGCTGGGACATACCCTCCCCACCCGCCAGCATGTTCGCCTGGGCACCCCTCCCGCCGGGCCTCGAGGAAATGGGCAGCCTGGAATTTTCGAAGCAGTTGTTGACCCAGGCCGAAGTCGCCGTGGCTCCGGGCGTCGGCTATGGCGAGGATGGCGAAGGCTTCGTTCGCATTGCCATGGTCGAGAATGAGCAACGCCTGCGTCAGGCCGCACGAAACATCAAACGCTACCTGCAGTCCATGGGCGTGGAAACACCAGCTGACTGA
- a CDS encoding winged helix-turn-helix domain-containing protein, which yields MRRLSDAQCIALAEADRPAWRLIMLGVEDAGLRARLLGLGCAEALREDTDLLELHARTQRVSDMFGMLPRWRNIGALTLDLFHRDARHGANWLGLHPREFGVLWRLSDEPGRRVSRRQLLTDVWRLTHEPDTNSVEVHVSRLRTKLALAGSAGVIETHPEGGYCLADAPPFMLSDRNTAPDALDAYLRELGWATSNAQNVAD from the coding sequence GTGCGGCGGCTGTCAGACGCGCAATGCATCGCCCTTGCCGAAGCCGACCGGCCCGCATGGCGCCTGATCATGCTCGGCGTGGAAGATGCGGGGCTGCGAGCCCGCCTTCTCGGGCTTGGCTGTGCGGAGGCGCTTCGTGAGGACACCGATCTGCTCGAACTGCATGCCCGAACGCAGCGTGTATCGGACATGTTCGGCATGCTGCCGCGCTGGCGCAATATCGGAGCGCTAACGCTCGACCTCTTTCACCGCGATGCGCGTCATGGCGCGAATTGGCTCGGCTTGCATCCGCGTGAATTCGGTGTGCTTTGGCGGCTGAGCGACGAGCCCGGTCGGCGGGTATCGCGCCGTCAGCTGCTTACCGATGTGTGGCGACTGACTCACGAGCCGGATACCAACAGCGTCGAGGTTCACGTATCGCGTTTGCGAACGAAGCTGGCCCTTGCGGGCAGCGCCGGCGTCATCGAAACCCACCCTGAGGGAGGCTATTGCCTGGCCGACGCACCGCCATTCATGCTTTCCGACAGAAACACCGCGCCCGATGCACTCGATGCCTATCTGCGCGAACTGGGTTGGGCGACTTCCAACGCGCAGAACGTGGCCGATTGA
- a CDS encoding PilZ domain-containing protein translates to MVISADTNKPVLRIKCRSRRGASAELEVLDISIGGAMVQAQGWSAEIGDRVLITLPGLSAQPAELVWIEDGRAGLTFEQPLHETIYDKFSALVSD, encoded by the coding sequence ATGGTTATTTCGGCAGACACGAATAAGCCGGTTCTTCGCATCAAATGTCGCTCCCGCCGCGGTGCCAGCGCCGAACTGGAAGTGCTCGACATCTCGATCGGCGGCGCGATGGTGCAGGCACAGGGGTGGAGCGCGGAAATCGGGGACCGCGTCTTAATCACGCTGCCGGGCCTTTCCGCGCAGCCGGCAGAATTGGTCTGGATCGAGGATGGCCGCGCCGGGCTCACCTTCGAACAGCCGCTGCATGAAACGATTTACGACAAGTTCAGCGCCCTCGTGTCGGACTGA
- a CDS encoding phasin family protein, with translation MAQSKSKIDDSAEKAYAEASSGTAPTKVKPLAETLKADATAGGKPAAKKAPAPAPAPAAKAKAKKSLPTKAQSAKKPALKKITAAKKTPAAKSKPTVTQLKEKIMATQNTDYTAVMTDTMANAVKDMQDRTQAAYEKSTAAMTDMTDFAKGNVEAVVESGKIVAEGVQTLGKTYADEAKVVYETATADMKEMAAIKSPTELFQLQGKIMRRNFDFMVAATSKNTDVAMKLANEAMAPITGRVNVAAEKLSKVA, from the coding sequence ATGGCACAGTCGAAGTCCAAAATCGATGACAGCGCCGAAAAGGCTTACGCCGAGGCATCTTCCGGCACGGCGCCCACCAAGGTGAAGCCGTTGGCGGAAACGCTGAAGGCGGATGCAACGGCGGGAGGCAAGCCTGCCGCGAAGAAGGCTCCGGCTCCGGCTCCGGCTCCGGCGGCGAAGGCCAAGGCCAAAAAGTCGCTGCCGACAAAGGCGCAGAGCGCAAAGAAGCCCGCTCTTAAGAAAATCACTGCTGCGAAGAAAACTCCGGCAGCAAAATCGAAACCCACAGTTACCCAGCTCAAGGAAAAAATCATGGCTACTCAGAACACCGACTACACCGCCGTTATGACCGACACGATGGCCAACGCCGTCAAGGACATGCAGGACCGCACCCAGGCCGCTTACGAAAAAAGCACGGCGGCGATGACCGACATGACCGACTTTGCAAAAGGCAATGTCGAAGCCGTCGTCGAAAGCGGCAAGATCGTTGCCGAGGGTGTCCAGACGCTCGGCAAGACCTATGCAGACGAAGCGAAGGTCGTTTACGAGACCGCCACCGCCGACATGAAGGAAATGGCTGCGATCAAGAGCCCGACCGAGCTTTTCCAGCTGCAGGGCAAGATCATGCGTCGCAACTTCGACTTCATGGTCGCCGCGACTTCCAAGAATACCGATGTCGCGATGAAGCTGGCGAACGAAGCCATGGCCCCGATCACGGGCCGTGTGAATGTCGCCGCCGAGAAGCTCTCGAAGGTCGCGTAA